In Verrucomicrobiia bacterium, a single window of DNA contains:
- a CDS encoding stage II sporulation protein M: protein MIIDLERFVAAERPSWIELDRALDKLETHPNQRMSLEELRHFHLLYERTAADLAKITTFSAEPEMRRYLEHLVGRAYGEIHETRSRHGRLRPLEWFFQTLPQTFRRHVRAFYFSLAITLAGCAFGGLALAFDPESKPVLMPYPHLREDPAKRVAEEEKASTDRLAGYKTSFSAFLMTHNTRVSIFTLALGMTWGIGTIIMLLYNGILLGAVAVDYVRAGETKFLLGWLLPHGVIEIPAILIAGQAGLMLALALIGWGRRVSLTQRLREVSRDLVTLIFGVGLLLVWAGFVEAFLSQYHEPVIPYSVKIAFGLIELALLILFLGKSGSGASEKAKRFRPEQKVQ, encoded by the coding sequence GTGATCATCGACCTGGAACGCTTTGTGGCCGCCGAGCGTCCCTCCTGGATCGAACTGGATCGAGCGCTGGATAAGCTCGAAACTCACCCCAACCAGCGGATGAGCCTCGAGGAACTCCGGCATTTTCATCTGCTGTATGAACGCACGGCGGCGGACCTGGCAAAAATCACGACTTTTTCCGCAGAGCCCGAGATGCGGCGGTATCTCGAGCACCTGGTGGGCCGCGCCTATGGAGAAATTCATGAAACGCGCTCACGCCATGGCCGGCTGCGCCCGCTCGAATGGTTTTTTCAAACCCTGCCCCAAACATTCCGGCGGCACGTGCGCGCGTTTTATTTCTCGCTGGCCATCACTCTGGCCGGGTGCGCCTTCGGGGGCCTGGCGCTCGCCTTTGACCCTGAATCCAAGCCGGTCCTTATGCCTTACCCGCATCTGCGCGAAGACCCGGCTAAACGCGTCGCCGAGGAGGAAAAGGCCTCTACCGACCGGTTGGCGGGGTACAAGACTTCGTTCTCGGCCTTTTTGATGACGCATAATACGCGCGTTTCCATTTTTACCCTGGCCCTGGGGATGACTTGGGGGATCGGGACGATCATCATGCTCCTTTACAACGGGATTCTGCTGGGCGCCGTGGCTGTGGATTATGTCCGGGCCGGGGAAACCAAATTCCTGCTGGGCTGGCTGCTGCCTCACGGGGTAATTGAGATTCCCGCCATTCTGATCGCGGGCCAGGCGGGCCTGATGCTGGCGCTCGCGCTGATAGGCTGGGGCCGGCGCGTTTCGCTAACCCAGCGGCTGCGCGAGGTGTCGCGTGACCTGGTCACGCTGATTTTCGGTGTGGGCCTGCTGCTGGTTTGGGCTGGGTTCGTCGAGGCCTTTTTGTCACAGTATCATGAGCCGGTTATCCCTTATTCGGTTAAAATTGCGTTCGGTTTAATCGAGTTGGCGTTGCTCATCCTGTTTCTGGGGAAATCCGGCTCGGGTGCAAGCGAAAAGGCCAAACGCTTCAGGCCGGAACAAAAAGTGCAATGA
- a CDS encoding sugar phosphate isomerase/epimerase family protein, with amino-acid sequence MNHPGRDVLKEIEWMADARFDFLDLTLEPPMAAARRVDPHAIRAALQDANLGVVGHTAYYLPLCSPFESLRRAAVDELKVCLEVFAAVGAEWMNLHPDRQAPLHERRFVIERNLETIRDIEDTAREMGVGLMIENLPGSFNTARQLGELLEPLPELGLHLDIGHANLLVEYNTTDEILGAYGQRLRHVHLHDNKGGSADLHLPLGAGTLETPHYIRALQANGYDATITLEVFTPDRHHLTYSRDVLRRLWDEALHDKKAPKTSPPLNPAATA; translated from the coding sequence ATGAATCATCCAGGCCGTGACGTGCTCAAGGAAATCGAGTGGATGGCCGATGCGCGCTTCGATTTCCTCGATCTGACCCTTGAACCACCAATGGCTGCCGCCCGCCGCGTGGACCCCCACGCAATTCGCGCCGCTCTCCAGGATGCCAACCTCGGCGTGGTGGGACACACCGCTTATTACCTCCCCCTCTGCAGCCCCTTCGAGTCCCTTCGCCGCGCGGCTGTCGATGAACTCAAGGTCTGCCTCGAGGTCTTCGCCGCCGTGGGCGCCGAATGGATGAACCTGCATCCCGACCGCCAGGCGCCTCTCCACGAAAGGCGCTTTGTCATCGAGCGCAATCTGGAAACCATTCGCGACATCGAAGACACCGCTCGGGAAATGGGCGTGGGTTTGATGATCGAGAATCTCCCGGGCAGCTTTAACACCGCACGACAGCTCGGCGAATTACTCGAACCGCTGCCGGAATTGGGTCTGCACCTGGACATCGGGCATGCTAACTTGTTGGTCGAGTATAACACGACGGACGAAATCCTGGGCGCTTATGGCCAAAGGCTCCGGCACGTGCATCTCCACGATAACAAGGGGGGCAGCGCGGACCTTCATCTGCCCTTGGGCGCCGGAACCCTGGAAACGCCCCACTACATTCGCGCCCTTCAGGCCAACGGCTACGACGCCACCATCACCCTGGAAGTCTTCACCCCCGATCGCCACCATCTGACTTACAGCCGCGACGTCCTTCGCCGCCTCTGGGATGAAGCCCTCCATGACAAAAAGGCGCCCAAAACTTCACCGCCACTAAATCCAGCCGCAACCGCCTGA
- a CDS encoding glycoside hydrolase family 43 protein, translating into MTVALPKRIHINPVYGSYFADPFVWKYQEHYYAIGTGALEATGQPVGKVFPLLQSDDFFQWRFASSALVRPDPELGENFWAPAVACAEEKFYLYYSVGHGDKNHQLRVAISDAPQGPYKDSGRPLLDPGLCPFAIDPHPFLDDDGQWYLFFARDFLDSSDSVRAGTALAVAPMKSMTQLAGPERVVLRARSDWQRFQGQRLTYGQVRDWHTLEGPSVWKREGRYFCFYSGGCWENESYGVDYGTAESVLGPYSDSGNEHGPRVLRTVPGCLIGPGHNCVVGGPDGETDYIAYHAWDPGMKARHMFIDKIDWTSEGPRCAGPTWGPGFETKT; encoded by the coding sequence ATGACAGTTGCGCTGCCGAAACGGATTCATATCAATCCCGTCTATGGCAGCTATTTTGCCGACCCGTTCGTTTGGAAGTATCAGGAACATTATTACGCAATTGGAACCGGCGCTCTCGAAGCCACGGGCCAACCTGTTGGCAAGGTCTTTCCCCTATTGCAATCCGACGATTTCTTTCAGTGGCGCTTTGCCAGCAGCGCCCTGGTGCGGCCCGACCCCGAGCTGGGGGAGAATTTCTGGGCGCCCGCAGTGGCCTGTGCAGAGGAGAAGTTCTACCTCTATTACTCGGTCGGGCACGGCGACAAGAACCATCAACTGCGAGTGGCGATCAGCGATGCGCCTCAAGGGCCCTATAAAGATTCAGGCCGGCCTCTGCTGGACCCTGGCCTGTGCCCCTTTGCCATCGATCCTCATCCGTTCCTGGACGATGATGGGCAATGGTATCTCTTCTTCGCACGGGATTTCCTGGATTCCTCCGATTCAGTTCGCGCCGGCACGGCTTTGGCCGTTGCGCCGATGAAATCGATGACTCAATTGGCCGGCCCGGAACGCGTCGTGCTGCGGGCTCGCTCGGATTGGCAGCGCTTCCAGGGACAGCGGCTAACGTACGGCCAGGTGCGGGATTGGCACACTTTGGAAGGGCCCTCGGTATGGAAGCGTGAAGGCCGCTATTTCTGCTTTTATAGCGGGGGCTGTTGGGAGAATGAAAGTTACGGGGTGGATTACGGCACCGCAGAGAGCGTGCTGGGTCCGTATTCGGACAGCGGAAACGAACATGGTCCCCGGGTGCTGAGGACAGTGCCGGGTTGCCTCATCGGGCCGGGGCACAATTGTGTGGTTGGGGGGCCCGATGGTGAGACCGATTATATTGCGTATCATGCGTGGGACCCGGGGATGAAGGCGCGCCATATGTTTATCGATAAAATCGACTGGACTTCGGAAGGCCCCCGTTGCGCCGGACCGACGTGGGGACCAGGGTTCGAAACAAAAACGTGA
- a CDS encoding ATP-dependent DNA helicase, which produces MAPVSKPVVTVQVRELVEFVLRGGDLGGGRDFVGPGRALAGIRGHQQVQHSRPKEYQREVRISHDIETEEFILRVQGRIDGLQVNGNEVLIEEIKTVQAHWDGVTDPLHWAQAKFYGFMYSKAHGRAALTLLLTYFDLNSGKNSGFQQALAAAELSAFFEATTAIYLEWVRENQRWRRQRDESIRGLAFPFGQYRPGQRELAVAAYRALARAGRLFVEAPTGIGKTVSVLFPAMKAMGEGRFERIFYLTARTSGRLAAEQALNDLRQAGLRARTLTLTAKEKVCVQDGRPCDPATCPLARGYYDRRKAAMRAALAREQITRSALEMISREHQVCPFELSLDLSSWVDVVICDYNYVFDPKVYLRRHFAEEGANYAFLVDEAHNLVDRGREMFSAELSAHEIREVSRMLRQPVPRCARALNKLAKTICNLCDGSSESSSSSSFSSSTTSLELSRTRTMEPARLSVRAQAPPASTPFLFESLATVAEPSSPASLAARRASEENGAQIFTSTEVPPALLGLLDRALEEAEGWLAQNRPAEFRENLLGLYFRLYSFRRTAELFDERYVLIAEPGDNARVRLFCLDPSFLVRQALARGKAAIFFSATLTPLDYYRSLLGGAPEDPELRLASPFPPENLALLVQDRIRTDFKGRGESIEGVVESIAAVVRERPGNYLVFFPSYQYLGAVLERFQNLHPAVRVLSQRPGMSETERDEFLASFSHQNQAALAGFVVMGGIFGEGIDLVGDRLIGAIIVGVGLPQLCVERDLIRDYFQRRRGAGFDYAYTFPGMNRVLQAAGRVIRSERDRGVVLLVDSRFAEPRYRRLFPRWWQYRRVRGAGQIQAAIGALWPEEIPRD; this is translated from the coding sequence GTGGCCCCGGTCTCAAAACCCGTCGTTACAGTGCAGGTTCGCGAGCTGGTCGAGTTCGTTCTGCGCGGTGGAGACCTGGGCGGCGGGAGGGACTTTGTCGGGCCGGGCAGGGCCCTGGCCGGCATCCGTGGCCATCAACAGGTGCAGCATTCGCGGCCAAAGGAGTATCAGAGGGAAGTGCGGATTTCCCACGATATCGAAACCGAGGAGTTCATCTTGCGAGTTCAGGGCCGTATCGACGGGCTGCAAGTGAACGGCAACGAAGTGCTCATCGAGGAAATCAAGACCGTTCAAGCCCATTGGGACGGGGTGACCGATCCGTTGCATTGGGCCCAAGCCAAGTTCTACGGTTTTATGTACTCCAAGGCGCACGGGCGCGCTGCCCTGACGCTCCTGCTAACTTATTTCGACCTCAATAGCGGCAAGAACAGTGGTTTTCAGCAGGCCTTAGCGGCGGCGGAGTTGTCTGCATTCTTTGAAGCAACCACGGCGATTTATTTGGAGTGGGTGCGTGAAAACCAACGATGGCGCCGGCAACGGGATGAGTCCATTCGGGGGTTAGCTTTTCCTTTCGGACAGTATCGCCCGGGCCAGCGGGAGTTGGCCGTTGCGGCTTACCGCGCGCTCGCCCGCGCGGGGCGGCTTTTCGTCGAGGCCCCCACTGGCATTGGCAAAACCGTTTCGGTCCTTTTTCCGGCCATGAAGGCCATGGGGGAAGGCCGCTTCGAGCGAATCTTTTACCTCACCGCCCGAACATCGGGCCGATTGGCCGCTGAACAAGCCTTGAACGACCTGCGCCAGGCCGGGCTGCGCGCGCGCACGCTGACCCTCACGGCCAAGGAGAAGGTCTGCGTTCAGGATGGCCGGCCTTGCGACCCGGCGACCTGCCCGCTGGCGCGCGGCTATTATGACCGGCGCAAAGCCGCCATGCGCGCCGCCCTGGCTCGAGAGCAAATCACGCGCTCGGCGCTCGAAATGATCAGCCGCGAGCACCAGGTCTGCCCTTTCGAACTCTCGCTGGACCTCTCCTCCTGGGTCGATGTGGTCATCTGCGATTACAATTACGTCTTCGATCCGAAGGTGTATCTGCGCCGCCATTTTGCCGAAGAGGGGGCCAATTACGCTTTCCTCGTCGATGAAGCGCATAACCTGGTGGACCGCGGGCGCGAGATGTTCTCGGCTGAGCTGAGCGCGCATGAAATCCGCGAGGTCAGCCGGATGCTCCGGCAGCCGGTCCCACGCTGCGCCAGGGCGCTGAACAAGCTGGCAAAGACAATATGCAACCTCTGCGACGGGTCGTCCGAGTCATCGTCCTCCTCCTCGTTCTCGTCCTCGACAACCTCTCTGGAGCTTTCGAGAACGAGGACGATGGAGCCAGCCCGGCTTTCGGTAAGGGCTCAGGCGCCTCCCGCCTCGACCCCTTTTCTCTTCGAGTCCTTGGCGACGGTTGCAGAACCTTCATCGCCGGCCTCCCTCGCTGCACGGCGGGCCTCGGAGGAAAACGGCGCACAAATCTTTACAAGCACTGAAGTCCCCCCTGCCCTGCTTGGCCTGCTCGATCGGGCGTTGGAGGAGGCGGAAGGCTGGTTGGCGCAAAACCGCCCGGCAGAATTCCGCGAGAACCTGCTGGGACTCTATTTTCGGCTCTATTCGTTCCGGCGCACGGCGGAGTTGTTCGATGAACGGTATGTGCTGATAGCCGAGCCTGGCGACAACGCCCGCGTGCGGCTGTTTTGTCTGGACCCTTCCTTCCTGGTGCGGCAAGCCCTGGCCAGGGGCAAGGCAGCCATCTTTTTCTCCGCCACACTGACGCCGCTGGATTATTATCGAAGCTTGCTTGGAGGAGCGCCCGAAGACCCGGAACTGCGGTTGGCTTCGCCATTCCCGCCGGAAAACCTGGCCCTGCTGGTGCAGGACCGTATCCGCACAGATTTCAAGGGGCGCGGCGAAAGCATCGAGGGCGTGGTCGAATCGATTGCAGCGGTGGTGCGCGAGCGCCCGGGGAATTACCTCGTCTTTTTCCCCTCGTATCAATATCTCGGGGCGGTCCTCGAACGCTTTCAAAACCTTCACCCGGCGGTCCGGGTCTTAAGCCAGCGCCCTGGCATGAGCGAAACGGAACGCGACGAATTCCTGGCCTCGTTCAGCCACCAAAACCAAGCGGCATTGGCCGGGTTTGTTGTCATGGGCGGTATTTTTGGCGAAGGAATCGATCTGGTCGGCGACCGCTTGATTGGCGCGATCATTGTGGGGGTGGGGTTGCCGCAGCTATGCGTCGAGCGCGATTTGATCCGCGATTACTTCCAGCGGCGCCGGGGCGCAGGGTTTGATTACGCCTACACATTCCCCGGAATGAACCGGGTGTTGCAGGCCGCTGGGCGCGTCATCCGCTCGGAAAGGGACCGCGGGGTTGTGCTCCTGGTTGATAGCCGGTTCGCCGAACCGCGCTACCGCAGGCTCTTCCCGCGCTGGTGGCAATACCGGCGCGTGCGGGGCGCGGGGCAAATCCAGGCTGCCATCGGCGCCTTATGGCCCGAGGAAATTCCGAGGGACTGA
- a CDS encoding RDD family protein, giving the protein MRTSALQIRTPEGIAFSQLLAAPVTRFLAWLVDLCCIAVLFIGFGVLIGLLQLLSANLGGAVATLGYFFISIGYGIACEWGWRGQTVGKKLLRLRVVDAEGLRLQFNQIVTRNLLRFVDSLPLFYFVGGVVCWLSPKCQRLGDLAANTIVVRHPRLAQPDLDQLLAGKYNSLRQYPRLAARLRQSVSPAESALALQALLRREQFDPLARLELFAGLAAHFRAKTDFPEETIEGITDEQFVRNIVDLIYRTLTESRPQRAAA; this is encoded by the coding sequence ATGAGAACCAGCGCGCTGCAAATCCGCACGCCGGAGGGGATAGCCTTCTCGCAACTGCTGGCTGCGCCGGTAACGCGGTTTCTGGCGTGGCTGGTCGATCTGTGCTGCATCGCGGTGTTGTTCATCGGTTTTGGCGTCCTCATCGGCCTGCTTCAACTGCTCAGCGCCAATCTGGGAGGGGCTGTGGCCACACTGGGCTATTTCTTTATCAGCATCGGTTACGGCATCGCCTGCGAGTGGGGCTGGCGTGGCCAGACGGTTGGCAAGAAGCTCCTCAGACTGCGCGTGGTAGATGCCGAGGGGTTGCGGCTGCAGTTCAATCAAATCGTCACCCGGAACCTGCTGCGGTTCGTCGATTCGTTGCCCTTGTTTTATTTCGTCGGTGGGGTTGTGTGCTGGTTGAGCCCCAAATGCCAGCGTCTGGGGGACCTCGCGGCCAATACGATCGTCGTGCGCCATCCGCGCCTGGCCCAACCTGACCTGGACCAGTTGTTGGCCGGCAAATATAATTCGCTGCGGCAATATCCGCGGCTGGCGGCGCGGCTGCGCCAGAGTGTTTCCCCCGCTGAAAGCGCCCTTGCGCTGCAGGCATTGCTGCGCCGCGAACAATTCGACCCGCTGGCTCGCCTCGAGCTGTTCGCCGGGCTGGCCGCCCATTTCCGGGCCAAAACAGATTTTCCCGAAGAAACCATCGAAGGTATTACCGACGAGCAATTCGTTCGCAATATTGTGGACCTGATCTACCGCACCCTGACGGAAAGCCGGCCTCAAAGAGCAGCGGCTTAG
- the moaA gene encoding GTP 3',8-cyclase MoaA, whose product MPPRQNKPALLIDSHGRTLRDLRVSLTDRCNFRCLYCLPETEAAQNFYRGHWAHMPDSAPIVQQWVPRASILTFEEIERVVLLMARLGIQKIRLTGGEPLLRNGIEDVVARIARIPSISDLAMTSNGFLFPSKGRALRQAGLRRVSFSLDSLDRANFKKITGRDGLSGVLESIALAQELGFSPVKVNAVVIRGLNDHEVENLAQFARERQLSMRFIEFMPLDSARAWLKEMVVPGREILSRIQTRFHLRPAASENPSSTAQRWVFADGRGELGIIAPVSEPFCGHCNRIRLTADGKIRTCLFSVTEHDLRALLRGGAGDEEISDWLQEVVWQKEARHHIGEADFVPPSRSMSCIGG is encoded by the coding sequence ATGCCGCCCCGGCAAAATAAACCGGCCCTGCTCATCGATTCCCATGGGCGGACTCTGCGCGACTTGCGCGTCAGCCTGACGGACCGCTGCAATTTCCGCTGCCTGTATTGTCTTCCCGAGACCGAGGCGGCGCAAAACTTCTACCGCGGCCACTGGGCGCACATGCCCGATTCGGCGCCGATTGTGCAGCAATGGGTGCCCAGGGCCAGCATCCTGACCTTTGAAGAAATCGAACGGGTCGTGCTGCTGATGGCACGCCTCGGGATACAAAAAATCCGGCTCACCGGGGGTGAACCCCTGCTGCGCAATGGCATCGAGGATGTGGTCGCGCGGATCGCCCGTATCCCTTCGATTTCGGACCTGGCGATGACGAGCAACGGCTTTTTGTTCCCTTCAAAAGGGCGGGCATTGCGCCAGGCCGGCCTGCGCCGGGTCAGCTTCAGCCTCGACTCGCTGGACCGGGCTAACTTCAAGAAAATCACTGGCCGTGATGGGCTGAGCGGGGTCCTGGAAAGCATCGCCCTGGCCCAGGAACTGGGTTTCAGTCCGGTGAAGGTCAATGCGGTGGTGATTCGCGGGTTGAACGACCACGAGGTGGAGAACCTGGCCCAATTCGCCCGCGAACGACAGTTGAGCATGCGCTTTATCGAGTTCATGCCGCTGGATTCCGCCCGGGCGTGGCTGAAGGAAATGGTCGTTCCCGGACGCGAGATACTTTCCCGCATTCAAACCCGTTTCCACCTGCGCCCGGCTGCTTCGGAGAACCCGTCCTCGACTGCGCAGCGGTGGGTGTTTGCGGACGGGCGTGGAGAGCTTGGCATTATTGCCCCGGTGAGCGAGCCCTTTTGCGGCCATTGCAACCGCATCCGGCTGACCGCCGACGGCAAAATCCGCACGTGCCTTTTCAGCGTGACCGAGCATGATTTGCGGGCGCTGCTGCGGGGGGGCGCCGGAGACGAGGAGATTAGCGACTGGCTTCAGGAGGTCGTCTGGCAAAAGGAAGCCCGGCACCACATCGGGGAGGCTGATTTCGTGCCGCCTTCACGCTCGATGAGCTGCATCGGGGGCTGA
- a CDS encoding Gfo/Idh/MocA family oxidoreductase has protein sequence MSIPRRKFLRTTAWVLAAPYFIPASVLGADAPSKKITIGFIGTGDHGVTWNLHRYLELPAARVLMVCDVDGYRMRRAKAMVDAAYDNEDCTMSKDFRDVLARKDIDAVMISTPDHWHTLISVMAAKVGKDVQCEKPTLTIGEGKILIDVIRKEGRVFQTSTEDRAVPEYHRMAELVRNGRIGKLQRIEVILPRQPTVPGDPTPQPVPPDLDYDLWLGPAPFAPYTKDRLHFNFCWICDYSGGIICDWGAHLFDTAQWANNTERTGPVEVEGTGTHWHEGLYNTVKDYNVTYRYANGVVMTCTPGNPSIKFIGTEGWVGNRGWRAKVEASSPAILNSKIGPDEIHLYTNIEGEHDDFLKCVKSRKEPYFPVDIGHRVSTVCHMANICLRLGHKLKWDPEKERFENDEAANAMLTRPMRPPWKLPET, from the coding sequence ATGAGCATTCCCAGGCGGAAATTTCTGCGCACCACGGCGTGGGTCCTGGCAGCCCCCTATTTTATTCCGGCCTCTGTCCTTGGAGCCGATGCGCCGAGCAAAAAGATCACCATCGGCTTTATCGGCACAGGCGACCACGGAGTGACCTGGAACCTGCACCGCTACCTCGAATTGCCTGCTGCCCGAGTGTTGATGGTGTGCGATGTCGATGGCTACCGCATGCGCCGGGCCAAGGCGATGGTCGATGCCGCCTACGATAACGAGGACTGCACGATGTCGAAGGATTTCCGCGACGTGCTCGCGCGCAAGGATATTGATGCCGTCATGATTTCCACCCCGGACCATTGGCATACCCTCATCAGTGTCATGGCCGCGAAGGTGGGCAAAGATGTCCAATGCGAGAAACCCACCCTCACGATTGGCGAGGGCAAAATCCTCATCGACGTTATCCGCAAAGAGGGCAGGGTTTTCCAAACCAGCACCGAAGACCGTGCCGTGCCGGAATATCATCGGATGGCGGAATTGGTGCGCAATGGGCGGATTGGCAAGCTGCAGCGCATCGAGGTCATTCTTCCGCGCCAACCGACCGTGCCGGGCGACCCCACACCTCAGCCGGTTCCGCCCGACCTCGATTATGACTTGTGGCTCGGCCCAGCCCCTTTTGCGCCCTATACCAAGGACCGCCTCCATTTCAATTTCTGTTGGATTTGCGATTACTCGGGGGGGATCATCTGCGACTGGGGCGCGCACCTGTTTGATACGGCACAATGGGCAAACAACACGGAGCGCACCGGGCCGGTGGAGGTCGAGGGCACCGGCACGCATTGGCACGAGGGCCTGTACAACACTGTCAAAGACTACAACGTCACCTATCGCTACGCCAACGGCGTGGTCATGACCTGCACACCCGGCAATCCCAGCATCAAATTCATCGGAACCGAGGGTTGGGTAGGTAACCGCGGCTGGCGCGCCAAGGTCGAAGCCAGCTCCCCGGCAATTCTCAATTCAAAGATCGGCCCTGACGAAATCCACCTCTACACCAACATCGAGGGAGAACACGACGATTTCCTCAAATGCGTCAAGAGCCGCAAAGAGCCTTATTTCCCGGTCGATATCGGCCACCGGGTCTCGACGGTCTGCCACATGGCCAATATCTGCTTGCGTTTGGGTCACAAGCTCAAATGGGACCCGGAGAAGGAACGCTTCGAGAACGACGAGGCAGCCAACGCCATGCTCACGCGCCCAATGCGCCCCCCGTGGAAACTGCCGGAGACGTAA
- a CDS encoding serine hydrolase domain-containing protein has translation MSARLLCCLNAVLLVHFARADRVDDYVIQQMKEHRIPGLCLSVVTNGIPMKTASYGFANLELKTPVKPETVFEIGSLTKQFTAACILLLVDEGKLSLDDPISHFLEGAPGSWSRITVRHLLTHTSGIKSYTGLDGFELRRHLSQAQFIHAIGALPVEFAPGDSWKYCNTGYNLLGYIIENVTHKSYWDFLSEGILEPLGMTATTNRLPALVIPNRAAGYEQTNHVWINRDSDITDVFSAGAIASSVADLIKWNAALDRDDLLSPASKRLMWTPMNLSNGQSTHYGFGWNIGSFERHLNIGHGGATSGFSASLQRFPDDKLAVIVLTNTDEAIATILARKIASLEFDIVAAKPL, from the coding sequence ATGAGTGCGCGCCTGCTTTGTTGCCTGAATGCGGTCCTGCTCGTTCATTTTGCCCGAGCCGATCGGGTGGATGATTACGTGATTCAGCAAATGAAGGAGCATCGGATTCCCGGGCTCTGCCTGAGCGTCGTCACCAATGGAATCCCGATGAAAACAGCATCCTACGGGTTTGCCAATCTGGAATTGAAGACGCCGGTTAAGCCGGAAACAGTTTTCGAGATTGGGTCCCTGACCAAGCAATTCACGGCCGCTTGCATTCTGTTGCTCGTTGATGAGGGAAAACTTTCGCTGGATGATCCGATCAGCCATTTTCTCGAAGGCGCGCCTGGTTCCTGGAGCAGGATCACCGTGCGTCATTTGCTCACTCATACCTCGGGAATCAAGAGCTACACCGGCTTGGACGGATTCGAGTTGCGCCGGCATCTTTCGCAAGCCCAGTTCATCCACGCCATTGGTGCGTTGCCTGTGGAATTTGCCCCAGGCGACTCCTGGAAGTACTGCAATACCGGTTATAATCTTCTGGGCTACATCATCGAGAATGTCACCCATAAAAGTTACTGGGACTTTCTTTCCGAGGGGATTCTGGAGCCCCTGGGAATGACGGCGACGACGAATCGGCTACCGGCACTGGTCATTCCCAATCGCGCCGCCGGTTATGAGCAAACCAACCATGTCTGGATCAACCGCGATTCAGACATTACGGATGTCTTCTCAGCAGGGGCGATTGCTTCCAGCGTGGCTGATCTGATTAAATGGAACGCCGCCCTGGACCGGGATGACCTGCTAAGCCCCGCAAGCAAGCGCCTGATGTGGACCCCTATGAACCTCAGCAACGGCCAATCCACCCATTACGGTTTTGGCTGGAATATCGGTTCGTTTGAACGCCATCTGAACATCGGCCACGGCGGCGCCACTTCAGGCTTTTCCGCCTCCCTCCAGCGGTTTCCAGATGATAAACTGGCCGTCATCGTTTTGACCAATACCGATGAGGCTATCGCGACAATTCTGGCCAGAAAAATAGCCTCTCTGGAATTCGACATAGTCGCCGCCAAACCGTTGTAG
- a CDS encoding nucleotidyl transferase AbiEii/AbiGii toxin family protein — MALIRSSRRAARKSRPVRRGNGSNPNRSRLDLAIASAPFQFRWASAISKEEWAFYQRAIEAMQKSDVPFLLGGGFALAVFTGHWRDTKDIDFYIAPEHRDRFVAALSDAGFLDYYSRLPYDRKWIYRSVQSDVIVDIIWSMANQRAQVDDLWFQRARSVSIRRQEMRVVPPEELLWCKLYILQRDHCDWTDVFNLIYAKGAQLDWQHLIWRLEDDTPLLRAVLTVYAWLCPGAARKLPASLWRRLNMAKPAATSGALPRERIRLLDSRRWFAALQPLSEKLEI; from the coding sequence ATGGCGCTAATTAGAAGCTCGCGTCGCGCCGCCCGCAAGTCCCGCCCGGTTCGGCGCGGGAACGGTTCCAATCCAAACCGCTCCCGGCTCGACCTCGCCATTGCGAGCGCGCCCTTCCAATTCCGTTGGGCTTCCGCCATCTCAAAGGAAGAGTGGGCGTTTTATCAAAGAGCCATCGAAGCGATGCAAAAATCGGATGTTCCTTTTCTGCTGGGAGGCGGTTTTGCCCTGGCCGTCTTCACGGGGCATTGGCGCGATACCAAAGACATCGATTTTTATATTGCACCGGAACACCGCGACAGGTTTGTGGCCGCCCTGTCCGATGCCGGTTTCCTGGATTATTATTCGCGCCTGCCCTACGACCGGAAATGGATTTATCGCAGCGTCCAATCAGACGTTATCGTCGATATCATCTGGTCCATGGCAAACCAGCGCGCCCAGGTCGATGACCTCTGGTTTCAGCGCGCCAGGTCGGTTTCGATACGCCGCCAAGAGATGCGGGTTGTCCCTCCCGAGGAGTTGCTTTGGTGCAAGCTCTACATTCTCCAACGCGATCATTGCGACTGGACGGATGTCTTTAACCTGATTTATGCAAAAGGGGCGCAGTTGGACTGGCAGCATCTCATCTGGCGTCTCGAGGATGATACCCCCCTCTTGCGGGCGGTACTGACCGTTTATGCGTGGCTTTGCCCTGGCGCCGCGCGCAAACTGCCCGCCTCGTTGTGGCGCCGTTTGAACATGGCCAAACCTGCGGCAACCTCGGGCGCGCTCCCTCGAGAGAGAATTCGCCTGCTGGATTCGCGCCGTTGGTTCGCCGCTCTTCAACCGTTGAGTGAGAAACTGGAGATTTGA